In Acidobacteriota bacterium, the following are encoded in one genomic region:
- a CDS encoding EutN/CcmL family microcompartment protein has product MQVALVVGTVVCSLKNAGLDDRTLLLVQPLTASGGAVGKPLVATDAAGAGVGERVFYVRGSEAAFPFGPGVTPTDATIVGIVDHWHVE; this is encoded by the coding sequence GTGCAGGTGGCCCTCGTCGTCGGTACGGTGGTGTGTTCGCTCAAGAACGCCGGCCTCGACGATCGGACCCTGCTGCTGGTCCAGCCGCTGACCGCCTCGGGCGGCGCCGTCGGTAAGCCGCTCGTGGCCACCGACGCCGCGGGCGCCGGCGTCGGCGAGCGCGTGTTCTACGTGCGCGGCAGTGAGGCGGCCTTTCCGTTCGGGCCCGGCGTCACGCCGACCGACGCCACGATCGTCGGCATCGTCGATCACTGGCACGTCGAGTGA
- a CDS encoding EutN/CcmL family microcompartment protein: protein MLLTRVVGTVVATRKDEKLEGHKLLLVRPVDPGGEIDGGYLVAVDTVEAGVGETVLVVSGSSARMATGLKDRPVDAAIVGIVDTVSLAARD, encoded by the coding sequence ATGCTCCTGACCAGGGTCGTCGGGACGGTCGTCGCCACGCGCAAGGACGAGAAGCTCGAGGGGCACAAGCTGCTCCTCGTGCGACCCGTCGACCCGGGCGGTGAAATCGACGGCGGCTATCTCGTCGCCGTCGACACCGTGGAGGCCGGAGTCGGCGAGACGGTACTCGTCGTCAGCGGCAGCTCGGCCCGCATGGCCACCGGCCTGAAGGACCGGCCGGTCGATGCCGCCATCGTCGGCATCGTCGACACCGTCAGCCTGGCCGCCAGGGACTGA
- the eutM gene encoding ethanolamine utilization microcompartment protein EutM, which yields MGEALGMVETKGLVAMIEAADAMVKAAKVTLVGWEKIGAGYVTAIVRGDVAAVKAATDAGAAAARRVGELVSVHVIPRPHRDLEDVLPIGKSAKG from the coding sequence ATGGGTGAAGCGTTGGGCATGGTCGAGACCAAGGGCCTCGTCGCGATGATCGAGGCAGCCGATGCCATGGTGAAGGCCGCGAAGGTCACCCTCGTCGGCTGGGAGAAGATTGGCGCCGGCTACGTCACGGCCATCGTCCGCGGCGATGTCGCGGCCGTGAAGGCCGCCACCGACGCCGGAGCCGCGGCCGCGCGGCGCGTCGGCGAGCTCGTGTCGGTCCACGTCATCCCGCGGCCGCACCGCGACCTCGAGGACGTGCTGCCGATCGGCAAGTCGGCGAAGGGCTAG
- a CDS encoding class II aldolase/adducin family protein — translation MGEVGRRLYARGYVASNDGNISVRLDDGRLMATPKGVSKGFMTPDMMVVTDRSGRKLAGDREASSELLMHLAVYDARPDVGAVVHAHPPLATGFAVAGIPLDRAVLAEVITTLGSIPIADYGTPSTAELPAAVQKYIKAHDGLLLANHGALAAGSDLFSAYFKMETIEHFARISLVARLLGRERVLSRDEVLRLQALRGNYGIASPAPICIDDAGTAAVSGEATCQAVQAPAAAGVRLVDAPPAGVLAGPGALPPPGSGEPIDARRAGPVGWPSPHVDPSGDVEFRLTYRQLASLVEEAVRSLR, via the coding sequence ATCGGTGAAGTCGGCCGGCGGCTGTACGCGCGCGGGTACGTCGCGTCGAACGACGGCAACATCAGCGTGCGCCTCGACGACGGCCGGCTGATGGCCACGCCGAAGGGGGTGTCGAAGGGCTTCATGACGCCCGACATGATGGTCGTCACCGACCGTTCCGGGCGGAAGCTCGCAGGCGACCGCGAGGCGTCGTCGGAGCTGCTGATGCACCTGGCCGTGTACGATGCCCGCCCCGATGTCGGCGCGGTCGTACACGCGCACCCGCCGCTCGCCACCGGGTTCGCGGTGGCGGGCATCCCGCTCGACCGCGCGGTGCTCGCCGAGGTGATCACGACGCTCGGCAGCATTCCCATCGCCGACTACGGCACCCCCTCGACGGCCGAGCTGCCGGCGGCGGTGCAGAAGTACATCAAGGCCCACGACGGCCTGCTGCTCGCCAACCACGGCGCGCTCGCGGCCGGCAGCGACCTGTTCTCGGCGTACTTCAAGATGGAGACCATCGAGCACTTCGCGCGGATCAGCCTGGTGGCGAGGCTGCTCGGCCGCGAGCGGGTGCTCTCTCGCGACGAGGTGCTGCGCCTGCAGGCACTGCGCGGCAACTACGGCATCGCGTCGCCCGCGCCGATCTGCATCGACGACGCCGGGACGGCGGCGGTGTCGGGTGAGGCCACGTGCCAGGCCGTGCAGGCCCCGGCCGCCGCTGGCGTTCGGCTGGTCGACGCGCCCCCGGCCGGCGTTCTGGCAGGACCTGGCGCTCTGCCTCCTCCGGGCTCCGGAGAGCCGATCGACGCGCGGCGTGCAGGACCGGTCGGATGGCCCTCCCCACACGTCGACCCGTCGGGCGACGTCGAGTTTCGACTAACATACCGGCAACTGGCGTCGCTCGTCGAAGAGGCCGTACGGTCGCTGCGTTAG
- a CDS encoding tetratricopeptide repeat protein — translation MKKESIVFAVSGMFFGLILGWVIGTQQASGPSLPRQVAQQPATPATTTAPATSQGTATATVLDESRARQLAASADQRPDDAAVRVELANMYFDAERFAEAIRYYEEALRIDSGNVNASTDLGVSYYYTNQADRALAQFARSLEVDPKHTKTLLNMGIVRAFGKQDLEGAAEAWERVIALAPDSPEGRAAKQALDSMRTAHPGLGGAPTTTGGV, via the coding sequence ATGAAGAAAGAGTCCATCGTCTTTGCCGTGTCCGGCATGTTCTTCGGCCTGATCCTCGGGTGGGTGATCGGCACGCAGCAGGCGTCCGGTCCGAGCCTGCCACGGCAGGTCGCCCAGCAGCCGGCGACACCGGCGACCACCACCGCGCCGGCGACGTCGCAGGGCACCGCGACGGCCACCGTGCTCGATGAGTCGCGGGCGCGCCAGCTCGCGGCATCAGCCGACCAGCGTCCCGACGACGCGGCCGTCCGCGTCGAGCTGGCGAACATGTACTTCGACGCCGAGCGGTTCGCCGAAGCCATCCGCTACTACGAGGAAGCGCTGCGGATCGATTCGGGCAACGTGAACGCCAGCACCGACCTCGGCGTCAGCTACTACTACACCAATCAGGCCGACCGGGCGCTCGCGCAGTTCGCGCGGTCGCTCGAGGTCGACCCGAAGCACACGAAGACGCTCCTGAACATGGGCATCGTGCGTGCCTTCGGCAAGCAGGATCTCGAGGGCGCGGCCGAGGCCTGGGAACGCGTGATCGCGCTGGCGCCCGACTCGCCCGAAGGGCGCGCCGCGAAGCAGGCGCTCGACAGCATGCGCACCGCGCACCCCGGTCTCGGCGGAGCGCCGACGACGACCGGCGGCGTCTAG
- a CDS encoding alpha/beta fold hydrolase, which yields MPDAAAVRRVVAGVLCPLVLFAAAAIPQGWGGVRVSFTSDDGVSLDATLYEPQGESRGAVVLVHMLTRDRHDWDRVGERLALRGLAALAVDLRGHGESGGVRAGDPAEYTRDVSAALEYLERRPDLSAGRLGVAGASLGANLALTVAAGREGVRSLALLSPSLDYRGLRIEAAMKRYGPRPAILVASTDDAYATRSVRTLASVGPGAREVVSLDHAGHGAIMLVRRPDFADTLVDWFSRTLL from the coding sequence GTGCCTGACGCCGCCGCCGTCCGGCGCGTCGTGGCCGGCGTGTTGTGCCCGCTGGTCCTCTTCGCCGCTGCGGCTATCCCGCAGGGGTGGGGCGGCGTCCGCGTGTCGTTCACGAGCGACGACGGCGTCAGCCTCGACGCGACGTTGTACGAGCCGCAGGGCGAGTCACGCGGGGCGGTGGTGCTCGTCCACATGCTCACTCGCGACCGCCACGACTGGGACAGGGTCGGCGAGCGGCTCGCTTTGCGGGGCCTGGCTGCCCTGGCGGTCGACTTGCGGGGACACGGCGAGTCGGGTGGTGTCCGGGCGGGCGACCCGGCCGAGTACACCCGCGACGTGTCGGCCGCGCTGGAGTACCTCGAACGGCGTCCCGACCTGTCGGCCGGCCGGCTCGGCGTGGCCGGCGCGTCGCTCGGCGCCAACCTCGCCCTCACCGTGGCCGCTGGGCGGGAGGGCGTACGTTCCCTCGCCCTTCTTTCGCCCAGTCTCGACTACCGCGGCCTGCGCATCGAGGCAGCCATGAAGCGGTACGGCCCGCGTCCGGCGATCCTCGTGGCGAGCACCGACGACGCCTACGCGACGCGCTCGGTGCGCACGCTGGCATCGGTCGGCCCCGGCGCGCGCGAGGTCGTGTCGCTCGACCACGCGGGCCACGGCGCGATCATGCTCGTCCGGCGTCCGGACTTCGCCGACACGCTTGTGGATTGGTTCTCTCGGACGCTGTTATGA
- a CDS encoding pyridoxine 5'-phosphate synthase, with amino-acid sequence MTKLSVNVNKVATLRNARGGELPRVMDAVEAVVRAGAPGVTVHPREDQRHIRPGDVYDIARALDPPGGPVEFNIEGDPRPDLMALVLEVRPDQCTLVPVTPGEITSQAGWGPHNSGEPLRQAVAVLRRAGVRVSLFVAAEEDAVRWAADHGADRIELYTEPYARAFARGPAEAEMSFARFARCAELAHDLGLGVNAGHDLDLDNLVRFRHLPHLAEVSIGHAIISRAVFVGLETVVREYLALLRGAGEQDAARA; translated from the coding sequence ATGACGAAGCTGAGCGTCAACGTCAACAAGGTCGCCACGCTGCGCAACGCGCGCGGGGGCGAGCTGCCCCGGGTGATGGACGCCGTCGAGGCCGTCGTTCGCGCGGGAGCGCCGGGCGTGACCGTGCACCCGCGCGAGGACCAGCGGCACATCCGTCCGGGCGACGTCTACGACATCGCGCGCGCGCTCGATCCACCGGGCGGGCCCGTCGAGTTCAACATCGAGGGCGACCCCAGGCCAGACCTCATGGCCCTCGTGCTCGAGGTTCGGCCAGACCAGTGCACGCTCGTGCCGGTCACCCCGGGTGAGATCACGAGCCAGGCCGGGTGGGGGCCGCACAACTCTGGCGAGCCTCTGCGCCAGGCGGTCGCCGTCCTGAGGCGGGCGGGCGTACGGGTGAGCCTGTTCGTCGCGGCCGAGGAAGACGCCGTTCGCTGGGCCGCCGACCACGGGGCCGACCGGATCGAGCTGTACACGGAGCCCTACGCCCGGGCGTTCGCGCGAGGCCCGGCCGAGGCCGAGATGAGCTTCGCCCGGTTTGCCCGGTGTGCCGAGCTGGCCCATGATCTCGGGCTCGGCGTGAACGCCGGTCACGACCTCGACCTCGACAACCTCGTCCGATTCCGTCATCTCCCGCACCTGGCCGAGGTCTCGATCGGCCACGCCATCATCAGCCGTGCGGTCTTCGTCGGCCTCGAGACCGTCGTCCGGGAGTACCTGGCCCTGCTCCGCGGCGCCGGGGAGCAGGACGCGGCACGTGCCTGA
- the glmM gene encoding phosphoglucosamine mutase, whose protein sequence is MSNRLFGTDGVRGRAGQYPLDEETIARLGAALVKALPFGGTTHRLLVGRDTRESGPWIEQALAHGARAAGARVTSAGVVPTPMVAYLTKSMDFDAGVVISASHNPFEDNGIKVFSGDGEKFDEHLEDHIEAVIADASWQVGTETGPPVEVRDFTAMYIAHARTALPDLTALRRSRLVIDCANGATSTVAPRLFRELGFDVTPFFCEPDGRNINLGCGSTHPDRLRAAVVDGGHRLGIAFDGDGDRCLLVDHTGRLVDGDAIMLMCAKHLKRHGELKGDTVVATVMSNIGLEIALREAGIELLRTQVGDKYVMEQLIERGLSLGGEQSGHVIFSDFLFTGDGLVTALSVLRVMAESGRELADLADELVTYPQVLVNVRVKERRPLHEVPAIADVMAEVERRLAGDGRLLVRYSGTEPLLRIMLEGRDQGEIQQWAEDIVSVVRRELA, encoded by the coding sequence ATGTCGAATCGACTCTTCGGAACCGATGGCGTCCGCGGTCGCGCGGGGCAGTACCCGCTCGACGAGGAAACCATCGCGCGACTCGGGGCCGCGCTCGTCAAGGCCCTGCCCTTTGGGGGCACGACCCATCGCCTGCTCGTCGGCCGGGATACCCGCGAGTCGGGCCCATGGATCGAGCAGGCACTCGCCCACGGCGCCCGCGCTGCTGGCGCCCGCGTCACCTCGGCCGGTGTCGTGCCGACGCCGATGGTGGCCTACCTGACGAAGTCGATGGACTTCGACGCCGGCGTCGTGATCTCCGCCTCGCACAATCCGTTCGAGGACAACGGCATCAAGGTGTTCTCCGGTGACGGCGAGAAGTTCGACGAGCATCTCGAGGATCACATCGAGGCCGTGATCGCCGACGCGTCGTGGCAGGTGGGGACCGAGACGGGGCCGCCGGTCGAGGTCCGCGACTTCACCGCGATGTACATCGCCCACGCGCGGACCGCACTGCCCGACCTCACGGCGTTGCGGCGGTCGCGCCTCGTCATCGACTGCGCGAACGGGGCGACGTCCACGGTCGCGCCGCGCCTCTTCCGCGAGCTGGGATTCGACGTCACTCCCTTCTTCTGCGAGCCCGACGGCCGGAACATCAACCTCGGGTGCGGGTCGACCCACCCGGATCGGCTGCGCGCGGCGGTCGTCGACGGGGGCCATCGCCTCGGCATCGCCTTCGACGGTGACGGCGACCGGTGCCTGCTCGTCGATCACACCGGCCGTCTCGTCGACGGCGACGCCATCATGCTGATGTGCGCGAAGCACCTGAAACGGCATGGCGAGCTGAAGGGCGATACCGTGGTCGCGACGGTGATGAGCAACATCGGCCTCGAGATCGCGCTGCGCGAGGCGGGCATCGAGCTGCTGCGCACGCAGGTGGGTGACAAGTACGTCATGGAGCAGCTCATCGAGCGGGGTCTCTCGCTCGGCGGCGAGCAGTCGGGCCACGTGATCTTCTCCGACTTCCTGTTCACGGGCGACGGGCTGGTCACCGCCCTGTCCGTGCTGCGGGTCATGGCCGAGTCCGGGCGCGAGCTGGCCGACCTCGCCGACGAGCTCGTGACTTACCCGCAGGTCCTGGTCAACGTCCGCGTGAAGGAGCGGCGCCCCCTTCACGAGGTGCCAGCCATCGCCGACGTGATGGCCGAGGTCGAACGGCGCCTCGCCGGCGATGGGCGATTGCTCGTTCGATATTCCGGCACCGAGCCGCTGCTGCGGATCATGCTCGAGGGGCGCGACCAGGGCGAGATTCAACAGTGGGCCGAGGACATCGTCTCGGTCGTCCGGCGTGAACTCGCGTGA
- the cdaA gene encoding diadenylate cyclase CdaA, whose amino-acid sequence MDQFAAYARRVPVEWWDVVDILIVAIAIYEGLKLIRGTRAAQMAIGVSFIVLLYFVSQVAPLPTVNWLIRNIIGYVVFAAIVLFQNDIRRALAHFGRARIFRQFSKGDSIDDSVEEIVVAATTLADRRTGAIIAIERAIGLRNYIESGVPIDATLTHDLLVSIFQRTSPLHDGAVIVQEDRVAAASCFLPLTVNPLLSRELGTRHRAAIGLTEENDALAVIVSEETGKISLALEGRIERALGPEPLRSRLRALLRERRVVPPARDRVGGRL is encoded by the coding sequence ATGGACCAGTTCGCTGCCTACGCCCGCCGCGTGCCCGTCGAATGGTGGGATGTCGTCGACATTCTCATCGTGGCGATCGCGATCTACGAGGGCCTCAAGCTCATCCGTGGCACCCGCGCGGCGCAGATGGCCATCGGCGTGAGCTTCATCGTCCTCCTGTACTTCGTGTCGCAGGTTGCGCCGCTGCCGACGGTCAACTGGCTCATTCGCAACATCATCGGCTACGTCGTGTTCGCGGCCATCGTGCTCTTCCAGAACGACATCAGACGAGCGCTCGCGCACTTCGGGCGCGCCCGGATCTTCAGGCAGTTCTCGAAAGGCGATTCAATCGACGACAGCGTCGAGGAGATCGTCGTGGCCGCGACGACGCTCGCCGACCGCCGCACCGGTGCCATCATCGCCATCGAACGGGCGATCGGCCTCAGGAACTACATCGAGAGCGGCGTGCCCATCGACGCGACCCTGACCCACGACCTGCTGGTGAGCATCTTCCAGCGCACGTCGCCGCTGCACGACGGCGCGGTCATCGTTCAGGAGGATCGTGTGGCCGCCGCGTCGTGCTTCCTGCCCCTGACCGTGAACCCCCTGCTCAGCCGCGAACTGGGCACGCGGCACCGGGCCGCCATCGGCCTCACCGAGGAGAACGACGCGCTTGCGGTCATCGTGTCGGAGGAGACTGGCAAGATCTCGCTGGCGCTCGAGGGCCGCATCGAACGAGCCCTCGGACCCGAGCCGCTGCGGAGTCGGCTTCGTGCGCTGCTACGTGAGCGCCGGGTGGTGCCGCCCGCCCGAGACCGCGTGGGAGGGCGGCTCTGA
- the folP gene encoding dihydropteroate synthase: MPRRHYTVPLPRGRTLALGGRTLVMGVLNVTPDSFSDGGLFIDPQRAVDEALRMVEAGADLIDIGGESTRPGATLVHATEERRRVVPVVEALAPRIPVPISVDTSKAEVARAALDAGAALVNDISGLAYEPGLAAVVAATGAGLVLMHTRGRPADMYAQAVYHDVCGEVAAELRASLDRALAAGIAREAIILDPGLGFAKRAEHSVEALAGLDAETLVALDRPWLVGASRKSFLQAAIGETAAGDRDWATAAAVAVAIVLGAHVVRVHRVPEMVQVVRVTDLLLASRTHRV, encoded by the coding sequence ATGCCCCGCCGCCATTACACGGTCCCGCTACCGCGCGGGCGCACGCTCGCGCTCGGGGGGCGCACGCTCGTCATGGGCGTGCTCAACGTCACCCCCGATTCGTTCTCTGACGGCGGCCTGTTCATCGACCCGCAGCGGGCCGTCGACGAGGCCCTGCGCATGGTCGAGGCGGGCGCCGACCTCATCGATATCGGTGGCGAGTCGACCCGGCCCGGGGCGACCCTCGTCCACGCGACCGAGGAGCGCCGCCGCGTCGTGCCGGTCGTCGAGGCGCTCGCGCCGCGCATCCCCGTGCCCATCTCGGTCGACACCTCCAAGGCCGAGGTCGCCCGTGCGGCCCTCGACGCCGGGGCGGCCCTCGTCAACGACATCAGCGGGCTCGCCTACGAACCGGGACTCGCCGCGGTCGTCGCCGCGACAGGAGCCGGGCTGGTGTTGATGCACACGCGCGGCCGCCCGGCCGACATGTACGCGCAGGCCGTCTACCACGATGTCTGCGGCGAGGTGGCAGCGGAACTGCGCGCGAGCCTCGACCGGGCCCTGGCGGCCGGAATCGCCCGCGAGGCCATCATCCTCGACCCCGGGCTCGGGTTTGCGAAGCGGGCCGAGCACAGTGTCGAGGCGCTTGCCGGGCTCGACGCCGAGACGTTGGTGGCGCTCGACCGGCCCTGGCTGGTTGGGGCCTCCCGCAAGTCGTTCCTGCAGGCCGCGATTGGCGAGACGGCCGCCGGCGACCGCGACTGGGCCACGGCGGCGGCCGTGGCCGTGGCCATCGTACTCGGCGCGCACGTCGTGCGCGTGCACCGCGTCCCCGAGATGGTGCAGGTGGTGCGCGTGACCGACCTGCTGCTCGCCAGCCGCACCCACCGGGTCTGA
- the ftsH gene encoding ATP-dependent zinc metalloprotease FtsH codes for MVLVVVGVLIWNFSATFQTRDKTITFSEFVKQLDEGQVQKVTITGNEILGTSKSGEKFRSYAPPQYEGLGNKLIERNVEVTAKEPANSPWATLLYTWAPILLLIGFWIFFMRQMQSGGNKALSFGKSRAKLSSSTQKKVTFKDVSGVDEAKEELQEIIDFLREPQKFQKLGGRIPKGVLLMGSPGTGKTLLARAVAGEANVPFFSISGSDFVEMFVGVGASRVRDLFEQGKKNAPCIVFIDEIDAVGRHRGAGLGGGHDEREQTLNQLLVEMDGFESNEGVILVAATNRPDVLDPALLRPGRFDRRIVVNRPDVKGREGILQVHTKKIPLSDDVDIHVLARGTSGFSGADLANLVNEAALNAARYNKKVVTMVDFEFAKDKVLMGTERRSMIISDDEKKVTAIHEAGHALLTVVLPNADPIHKVTIIPRGMALGVTQQLPIDDRHNYNREYLEDQIAILLGGRLAEEITNGQLTTGAGNDIERATELARKMVCEWGMSDAMGPLTFGKKEEQIFLGREIAQHQDYSEDTAIRIDQEVKRFVMNNYERARQILEEHKPALLKIAEELLVREVLDGDQVKRLVAGQPIDEVRPAPAGPTATPATTDEGKSKDRAATPLVPPLNKPLPQE; via the coding sequence ATGGTGCTCGTCGTCGTCGGGGTCCTGATCTGGAATTTTTCGGCCACGTTCCAGACGCGCGACAAGACGATTACGTTCAGCGAGTTCGTCAAGCAGCTCGACGAAGGACAGGTCCAGAAGGTCACCATCACCGGCAACGAGATCCTGGGCACGTCGAAGTCCGGCGAGAAGTTCCGTTCGTATGCTCCGCCGCAGTACGAGGGCCTCGGCAACAAGCTGATCGAGCGCAACGTCGAGGTCACGGCGAAGGAGCCGGCCAACAGCCCCTGGGCGACCCTCCTCTACACCTGGGCGCCGATCCTGCTCCTCATCGGCTTCTGGATCTTCTTCATGCGGCAGATGCAGAGCGGCGGCAACAAGGCGCTGTCGTTCGGGAAGAGCCGCGCCAAGCTCTCGTCGAGCACGCAGAAGAAGGTGACGTTCAAGGACGTGTCGGGCGTCGACGAGGCGAAAGAGGAGCTCCAGGAGATCATCGATTTCCTGCGCGAGCCGCAGAAGTTCCAGAAGCTGGGCGGACGCATCCCGAAGGGGGTGCTGCTCATGGGTTCGCCCGGCACCGGCAAGACCCTGCTCGCGCGCGCGGTGGCCGGCGAGGCCAACGTGCCCTTCTTCTCGATCTCCGGGTCCGACTTCGTCGAGATGTTCGTCGGCGTGGGCGCCTCGCGCGTGCGCGACCTCTTCGAGCAGGGCAAGAAGAACGCGCCCTGCATCGTGTTCATCGACGAGATCGACGCCGTCGGCCGCCACCGCGGCGCGGGCCTCGGCGGCGGCCACGACGAGCGCGAGCAGACGCTCAACCAGCTGCTCGTCGAGATGGACGGGTTCGAGAGCAACGAGGGCGTCATCCTCGTCGCGGCCACCAACCGGCCCGACGTTCTCGACCCGGCCCTGCTCCGGCCCGGCCGCTTCGACCGCCGTATCGTGGTGAACCGGCCCGACGTGAAGGGCCGCGAGGGCATCCTCCAGGTCCACACGAAGAAGATCCCGCTCAGCGACGACGTCGACATCCACGTGCTCGCGCGGGGCACCTCCGGCTTCTCGGGCGCCGACCTGGCCAACCTCGTGAACGAAGCTGCGCTCAATGCCGCCCGCTACAACAAGAAAGTCGTGACCATGGTGGACTTCGAGTTCGCCAAGGACAAGGTCCTGATGGGCACCGAGCGGCGCTCGATGATCATCAGCGACGACGAGAAGAAGGTCACGGCGATTCACGAGGCCGGCCACGCGCTGCTTACCGTGGTGCTGCCAAACGCCGACCCGATCCACAAGGTCACCATCATCCCGCGCGGCATGGCGCTCGGCGTGACGCAGCAGCTGCCGATCGACGATCGCCACAACTACAACCGCGAGTACCTCGAGGACCAGATCGCCATCCTGCTCGGCGGGCGCCTGGCCGAGGAGATCACCAACGGGCAGCTCACGACGGGCGCGGGCAACGACATCGAGCGCGCGACGGAACTCGCGCGGAAGATGGTGTGCGAGTGGGGCATGAGCGACGCCATGGGCCCGCTCACCTTCGGCAAGAAGGAGGAGCAGATCTTCCTCGGCCGCGAGATCGCCCAGCACCAGGACTACAGCGAGGACACGGCGATCCGCATCGACCAGGAGGTCAAGCGGTTCGTCATGAACAACTACGAGCGTGCGCGCCAGATCCTCGAGGAGCACAAGCCGGCCCTGCTCAAGATCGCCGAAGAACTGCTGGTGCGTGAGGTGCTCGACGGCGATCAGGTGAAGCGGCTCGTGGCCGGCCAGCCCATCGACGAGGTGCGGCCGGCGCCGGCGGGGCCGACAGCGACCCCGGCGACGACCGACGAGGGCAAGTCGAAGGACCGCGCGGCCACGCCGCTCGTGCCGCCGCTCAACAAGCCGCTGCCTCAGGAATAA
- the tilS gene encoding tRNA lysidine(34) synthetase TilS gives MTALAARLLRSLRDSSLLSPGDRLAVALSGGSDSVALLFLLREVASSLDIQVVGLAHLHHGLRGVDADADEAFARALAGRLGLPIHVERVDVRVEAARRRQSVERAGHDARTAFYARALGALGATRLATGHTMDDQAETFLLRALRGAGRRGLGGIHPVAGRLVRPLLGVRRSTLQRYLEARGEAWRTDATNADVTVPRNRVRHEVVPMLERAWSPRVVATLARNAQVARDEEALLALVSETVIGGSVVLTEGGLRVPLAGLNAWPRALGRRVLHRVLARVSGRTPGRRQVEALWRLAASAPGHPLAVGGALAWRDREVLAIEVAPSGARVSSRRRAPAVNQFEELLSIPGRVTDPATGWRVEAWLAPVPADRTGGDGPLTAVVDATAAGVALRVRYRRRGDRWRPCGAPGSKTLADFFVDRKVPHDERDSVPLVVSADGRIVWVVGQRIGHAFRITPATTGVLLLKASRLGGSG, from the coding sequence ATGACTGCCCTTGCCGCGCGGCTCCTGCGCTCGCTCCGCGATTCGTCGCTGCTCTCGCCGGGCGACCGCCTCGCCGTAGCGCTGTCGGGCGGTTCCGATTCGGTCGCCCTGCTCTTCCTGCTCCGCGAAGTCGCCTCCTCGCTCGACATCCAGGTCGTCGGCCTCGCGCACCTGCACCACGGCCTGCGGGGCGTGGATGCGGATGCCGACGAGGCGTTCGCGCGTGCGCTCGCCGGGCGCCTTGGCCTGCCCATCCACGTCGAACGGGTGGACGTCCGTGTCGAGGCTGCACGCCGCCGGCAGTCGGTCGAGCGGGCCGGCCACGACGCCCGGACGGCGTTCTACGCGAGGGCCCTCGGCGCTCTCGGTGCGACGCGTCTCGCGACCGGCCACACGATGGACGACCAGGCCGAGACCTTCCTGCTGCGGGCTCTCCGGGGAGCGGGCCGGCGTGGCCTCGGCGGCATCCACCCGGTGGCCGGCCGGCTGGTGCGGCCCCTGCTCGGCGTACGCCGGAGCACGCTGCAGCGGTATCTGGAGGCGCGCGGCGAGGCCTGGCGCACCGACGCGACCAACGCGGACGTGACCGTTCCGCGCAACCGCGTCCGCCACGAGGTCGTGCCCATGCTCGAACGGGCCTGGTCGCCCCGCGTCGTGGCCACCCTGGCCCGGAACGCGCAGGTGGCGCGCGACGAAGAGGCGCTGCTGGCGCTCGTCAGCGAAACCGTCATCGGCGGTTCCGTCGTCTTAACGGAGGGTGGTCTGCGGGTGCCCCTGGCCGGGTTGAACGCGTGGCCGCGTGCCCTCGGCCGCCGCGTGCTCCACCGGGTGCTGGCGCGTGTGTCGGGGCGGACGCCCGGCCGGCGCCAAGTCGAGGCGTTGTGGCGCCTGGCGGCGTCCGCGCCAGGCCATCCGCTCGCCGTTGGCGGGGCCCTCGCGTGGAGAGACCGGGAGGTGTTGGCCATCGAGGTGGCACCGTCCGGGGCCCGGGTGTCCTCGCGGCGCCGCGCGCCTGCCGTGAACCAATTCGAGGAACTGCTGTCTATACCAGGTAGAGTGACCGATCCGGCGACCGGGTGGCGGGTCGAGGCCTGGCTGGCACCAGTCCCAGCGGATCGGACGGGCGGAGACGGCCCCCTGACCGCCGTGGTCGATGCGACGGCCGCGGGTGTGGCGTTGCGGGTGCGGTACCGCCGCCGGGGAGACCGATGGCGGCCCTGCGGCGCCCCCGGCTCGAAGACGTTGGCCGACTTCTTCGTCGACCGGAAAGTGCCGCATGATGAACGTGATAGCGTTCCGCTGGTCGTCTCGGCCGACGGCCGAATCGTGTGGGTGGTCGGCCAGCGGATTGGGCACGCGTTTCGCATCACGCCAGCTACGACAGGCGTGTTACTCTTGAAGGCTAGCCGTTTAGGAGGCTCAGGTTGA